One genomic window of Trichlorobacter lovleyi includes the following:
- a CDS encoding DUF2779 domain-containing protein, whose product MKKSAIPGLSKSRYLNGLQCPKYLWLATWRKELRNEFDETTEEILAQGHQVGAIAQELFPGGVEIPYEGLSIDEQLQQTQEALKQSKVIYEASFEYNGVFVKADILRKVRGGWELYEVKSSSKLKDTYYDDLAVQYHVITNAGIKITKAHLVHINSSYQRKGKLDPQQLFTIVDLTEDALEMQPAVKKQIATMKKMLTGAEPIVQIGPHCDAPYECAFSEYCWQDVPDEGSVFDLAGNGADCFKLFHEGITKLKDIPLDRVKGKQRQQVEAAKKKQTIVNKEGLQEFMDSLWYPLCYLDFETFMEAVPSYDGQRPYQQMPFQFSLHIQKKLGGKVYHHEYLAPPAIDPRKEFLDELLKVLPDDGCIMVYYKPFEQSRLKELAELYPRKKKQIQHLIDNMVDLLDPFKARHLYSWKQQGSHSIKAVLPAFVKDLSYDDLEIGNGSAAMQAYHTMCTLVDIPKKLATLRKQLLAYCEQDTLAMVRLLEVIEIKVDG is encoded by the coding sequence ATGAAAAAGTCTGCCATCCCCGGTCTCAGCAAGTCCCGCTACCTTAATGGTCTGCAGTGTCCCAAATATCTCTGGCTTGCAACATGGCGCAAGGAGCTGAGAAATGAATTTGATGAAACAACGGAAGAGATATTGGCCCAAGGGCATCAGGTAGGAGCCATTGCCCAGGAGCTGTTTCCTGGTGGTGTGGAGATCCCCTATGAAGGGCTGAGTATTGATGAGCAGCTGCAGCAAACACAGGAAGCTCTCAAGCAGAGCAAGGTCATTTACGAGGCCTCGTTTGAGTACAATGGAGTCTTTGTCAAGGCCGATATCCTGCGCAAGGTGCGTGGGGGCTGGGAACTGTATGAGGTTAAAAGTTCAAGTAAGCTAAAAGACACCTATTACGACGACCTGGCAGTGCAGTACCATGTCATTACCAATGCCGGTATCAAGATAACCAAGGCGCATCTGGTTCATATCAACAGCTCATATCAGCGCAAGGGCAAGCTTGATCCCCAGCAGTTATTTACCATTGTTGATCTGACCGAAGATGCCCTGGAAATGCAACCTGCAGTCAAAAAGCAGATTGCAACCATGAAGAAGATGCTGACCGGTGCAGAGCCGATTGTTCAGATTGGCCCGCATTGTGATGCCCCGTATGAATGCGCGTTTAGTGAGTATTGCTGGCAGGATGTGCCAGATGAAGGATCGGTTTTTGACCTTGCCGGTAACGGTGCGGACTGCTTCAAGCTCTTTCATGAGGGGATCACAAAGCTCAAGGACATCCCGCTTGACCGCGTAAAGGGCAAGCAACGCCAGCAGGTGGAAGCAGCCAAAAAGAAGCAGACCATTGTCAACAAAGAGGGACTACAGGAGTTTATGGATAGTCTCTGGTATCCACTTTGCTATCTTGATTTTGAGACCTTCATGGAGGCGGTTCCCTCCTATGATGGGCAACGTCCCTACCAGCAAATGCCGTTTCAGTTCTCGCTGCATATCCAGAAAAAACTAGGTGGTAAGGTATACCATCATGAATATCTGGCACCACCAGCTATAGACCCGCGCAAGGAGTTTCTGGATGAGCTGCTGAAGGTACTGCCTGATGACGGGTGCATCATGGTGTACTACAAACCGTTTGAGCAGAGTCGGCTTAAGGAACTGGCAGAACTTTACCCGCGTAAGAAAAAGCAGATACAGCATTTAATTGACAATATGGTTGATCTGCTGGATCCGTTCAAGGCACGGCATCTCTATTCTTGGAAACAGCAGGGCTCTCACTCGATTAAGGCAGTACTACCAGCCTTTGTGAAGGACTTGAGTTATGATGATCTGGAGATTGGTAACGGTAGTGCAGCCATGCAGGCCTACCACACAATGTGTACCTTGGTTGACATCCCCAAAAAGCTGGCTACACTCAGGAAACAGTTGCTGGCCTATTGTGAGCAGGATACGTTGGCGATGGTGAGGCTATTAGAAGTAATTGAAATTAAAGTAGACGGGTAA